The Xenorhabdus doucetiae genome has a window encoding:
- the rsxC gene encoding electron transport complex subunit RsxC has translation MFNLFNLLNKNKIWDFDGGIHPPEMKLQSSCTPLRYAPLPDELIIPLQQHLGPEGELLVKAGDKVLKGQPLTVGMGRTVPVHASTSGTIIAIEPCVTAHPSGLKELCVRLRPDGKDQWGERIQAADYTTLDANEILQRIQQAGIAGLGGAGFPTETKLKGGRHNLKTLIINAAECEPYITADDRLMQEHAPEIIAGIRILIHLLNPKQVLIGIEDNKPDAIHALNTALDGDKSIIVRVIPTKYPSGGAKQLTKILTGQEVPSGGRSSGIGVLMQNVGTVVAIKRAIIDGEPLIERVVTLTGESVTSPGNFWARLGTPVQFLLQQAGFNPCSEQMVIMGGPLMGFTLPDLNVPIVKISNCILAPSVQEMEPKAIEEACIRCGLCVEACPAGLLPQQLYWFSRGQEHEKAKDHHLFDCIECGACAYVCPSNIPLVQYYRQEKAEIRAIDAEARRSAEAKLRFEAKQARLEREKLAREERHKKAAVQVDSSDKSAVQAALARVKEKQGNAGESIMVQAGQSPDNAAAIAARKARKEQLRARQAEKPITTSPDIETSTPPAEDSDPRKAALAAAIARAKAKKAAQSQPEPTPPAAVSEVPEETDPRKAAVAAAIARAKAKKAAQSQPEPTPPAAVSAEPEETDPRKAAVAAAIARAKAKKAAQAQEEQKVTTE, from the coding sequence ATGTTTAATCTGTTCAACTTGCTGAATAAGAATAAAATCTGGGATTTTGATGGTGGTATCCATCCGCCAGAAATGAAACTGCAATCTAGCTGTACCCCATTACGCTATGCTCCATTGCCGGATGAATTGATCATTCCTCTACAGCAACATTTGGGGCCAGAGGGTGAATTGTTGGTTAAAGCGGGTGATAAGGTCTTAAAAGGCCAGCCGTTAACGGTTGGCATGGGCAGGACAGTCCCTGTTCATGCGTCCACATCGGGAACCATTATCGCCATTGAGCCTTGTGTTACCGCTCATCCTTCTGGGCTGAAAGAATTGTGTGTCCGCTTGCGCCCTGATGGTAAAGACCAATGGGGAGAACGCATCCAAGCCGCTGATTACACCACACTGGATGCTAATGAAATATTGCAACGCATTCAGCAAGCGGGTATTGCCGGCTTAGGTGGGGCCGGCTTCCCGACCGAAACAAAACTCAAAGGTGGGCGGCATAATCTCAAGACGCTCATCATTAATGCGGCTGAGTGTGAACCCTATATCACCGCTGATGACCGTTTAATGCAGGAACATGCGCCAGAAATTATTGCGGGTATCCGTATCTTGATACACTTGCTCAACCCAAAGCAGGTGCTGATTGGGATTGAAGATAACAAACCTGACGCCATTCATGCCCTAAACACCGCACTTGATGGTGATAAATCCATTATTGTGCGGGTCATTCCAACAAAATATCCTTCTGGTGGTGCCAAGCAACTGACCAAGATCCTGACCGGACAAGAAGTCCCTTCTGGTGGACGCTCTTCCGGCATCGGCGTTCTCATGCAAAACGTGGGCACCGTCGTGGCAATAAAGCGAGCCATTATTGATGGTGAGCCATTAATTGAGCGAGTTGTCACGCTGACCGGTGAATCGGTCACTTCACCCGGTAATTTCTGGGCCCGTCTTGGCACGCCAGTTCAATTCCTGTTACAACAAGCGGGATTTAACCCCTGCTCGGAACAAATGGTCATTATGGGGGGGCCGTTAATGGGTTTCACTCTGCCTGACCTGAATGTTCCCATCGTCAAAATCAGTAACTGTATCCTTGCGCCTTCGGTACAAGAGATGGAACCTAAAGCGATTGAAGAGGCGTGTATCCGTTGCGGTTTATGCGTTGAAGCCTGCCCTGCTGGGTTATTGCCCCAACAACTGTATTGGTTCAGCCGTGGGCAAGAGCATGAAAAAGCGAAAGATCACCATTTATTTGACTGTATTGAATGTGGTGCCTGTGCTTATGTGTGCCCAAGTAATATTCCTTTAGTTCAATACTATCGACAAGAAAAAGCCGAAATACGAGCTATAGACGCAGAAGCACGCCGCTCTGCTGAAGCGAAGCTACGTTTTGAAGCCAAGCAAGCCCGTCTGGAACGGGAAAAATTGGCGCGCGAAGAACGCCATAAAAAAGCGGCGGTTCAAGTGGATAGCAGCGATAAGAGTGCGGTACAAGCGGCTCTTGCCCGTGTGAAAGAAAAACAGGGAAATGCGGGTGAATCTATCATGGTGCAAGCAGGTCAATCACCTGACAACGCAGCGGCAATTGCGGCACGTAAGGCCAGAAAAGAACAGTTACGTGCCCGTCAGGCAGAGAAACCCATTACCACAAGCCCAGATATAGAGACATCAACACCGCCGGCGGAAGACAGCGATCCACGTAAAGCCGCCCTCGCCGCTGCGATAGCCAGAGCCAAAGCGAAAAAAGCCGCCCAAAGCCAGCCTGAGCCAACGCCACCAGCGGCTGTTTCCGAAGTGCCGGAAGAAACCGATCCGCGCAAAGCGGCCGTCGCTGCGGCTATTGCCCGTGCCAAAGCCAAAAAAGCCGCACAAAGCCAACCTGAGCCAACGCCGCCAGCGGCTGTTTCCGCCGAGCCGGAAGAGACCGATCCGCGTAAAGCGGCTGTCGCTGCGGCTATTGCCCGTGCTAAAGCCAAAAAAGCGGCTCAAGCTCAAGAAGAACAAAAAGTTACAACAGAATAG
- the bla gene encoding class A beta-lactamase: MNRIGFATALASLLSVLFTLPASATVHTNQIAHQNEISPSKKANEIMHQLAMLEKNANGRLGAVLIDTSDHSTLSYRANERFPLCSTSKLMAVSAILKQSETDAHLLHQRIHYQPSDLVEYSPITEKHLKEGMTLAELSAATLQYSDNTAMNLLLNQLNGPDGVTTFARTIGDHDFRLDRQEPELNTVVPGDERDTSTPQAMANSLSHLALGNALATTQREQLVAWLKGNTTGSTSIRAGVPKDWIVGDKTGRCDYGTTNDIAVIWPVPKRAPLVLVTYFTQPDDKQAHARPDVLATAARIMTQNF, encoded by the coding sequence ATGAACCGGATTGGTTTCGCAACCGCCCTTGCTTCCTTACTGAGTGTATTATTCACTCTCCCAGCCAGTGCAACTGTGCATACAAATCAAATTGCTCACCAGAATGAAATATCGCCGTCAAAAAAGGCAAATGAGATCATGCACCAGCTTGCCATGTTGGAGAAGAATGCTAACGGCCGGCTTGGGGCAGTATTGATAGACACATCTGATCATTCCACCCTCTCTTACCGCGCAAATGAGCGTTTTCCCCTATGCAGCACCAGTAAGTTGATGGCGGTATCCGCGATTCTGAAACAAAGCGAAACCGATGCTCACTTATTGCACCAGCGAATTCACTATCAACCATCAGATCTTGTTGAATACAGCCCGATTACGGAAAAACATCTCAAAGAGGGCATGACATTGGCAGAATTGAGCGCGGCAACACTACAATATAGTGATAATACCGCGATGAATTTGCTTCTTAATCAATTGAATGGCCCAGATGGTGTCACAACATTTGCCCGCACTATCGGTGACCATGATTTTCGCCTTGATCGCCAAGAACCTGAATTAAATACCGTCGTGCCAGGTGATGAACGCGATACCTCCACCCCGCAAGCCATGGCAAACAGTTTATCTCATTTAGCGTTGGGAAATGCCTTAGCGACAACGCAACGTGAACAATTGGTTGCGTGGTTAAAAGGAAATACAACCGGTAGCACCAGCATTCGTGCAGGAGTGCCTAAGGATTGGATTGTTGGAGATAAAACAGGCCGCTGCGATTACGGTACAACAAATGATATTGCGGTCATTTGGCCAGTGCCCAAACGGGCACCATTAGTTTTGGTGACTTACTTCACTCAGCCAGATGATAAACAAGCCCATGCCCGCCCAGATGTATTAGCCACCGCCGCACGTATTATGACGCAGAATTTTTAG
- the nth gene encoding endonuclease III: MNQQKRVEILTRLRDSNPHPTTELVFNSPFELLISVLLSAQATDVSVNKATAKLYPVANTPQAILDLGVEGLKTYIKTIGLYNTKAENVIKTCRILLEKHQGEVPEDRAALEALPGVGRKTANVVLNTAFGWPTIAVDTHIFRVSNRTQFAPGKNVDEVEKNLLKFVPSEFKVDCHHWLILHGRYTCIARKPRCGSCIIEDLCEYTDKTE; encoded by the coding sequence ATGAATCAACAAAAACGGGTTGAGATCCTCACCCGCTTACGGGATAGCAATCCGCACCCAACAACTGAGCTGGTGTTCAACTCGCCATTTGAGTTATTAATTTCTGTTTTACTGTCTGCTCAGGCCACGGATGTCAGCGTAAATAAGGCAACGGCAAAACTATATCCCGTTGCCAATACCCCGCAGGCGATCCTTGATTTGGGCGTTGAGGGTTTAAAGACGTATATAAAAACCATTGGGTTATATAACACCAAAGCCGAAAATGTGATTAAAACCTGCCGGATATTACTGGAAAAACATCAAGGAGAAGTACCGGAAGATCGCGCAGCGCTGGAAGCGCTGCCGGGAGTCGGCCGGAAAACGGCTAATGTTGTCTTAAATACGGCTTTTGGCTGGCCAACCATTGCCGTTGACACGCATATTTTTCGTGTCAGCAATCGGACTCAATTTGCACCGGGGAAAAACGTGGATGAAGTTGAGAAGAACTTATTGAAATTCGTACCATCCGAATTCAAGGTTGATTGCCACCATTGGCTGATTCTGCATGGTCGCTACACTTGTATTGCCCGTAAACCGCGCTGTGGCTCCTGTATTATTGAAGATCTTTGTGAATATACGGATAAAACCGAATAA
- a CDS encoding electron transport complex subunit E: MNETKNLFIQGLWKNNSALVQLLGLCPLLAVSSTATNALGLGLATTLVLVCTNIAVSALRRWVPHEIRIPIYVIIIASVVSAVQMLINAFAFGLYQSLGIFIPLIVTNCIVIGRAEAYASKNSIYHSTIDGLSMGLGATFALFVLGAMREILGNGTLFDGADLLLGSWAKSLRIEIIHMDSPFLLAILPPGAFIGLGLLLAGKYLIDERIKNQAKNEEREYNVEKGCGSHITRS, encoded by the coding sequence ATGAATGAAACAAAGAACCTATTTATTCAGGGACTCTGGAAAAACAACTCCGCGTTAGTACAGCTTTTAGGGCTTTGCCCTTTGTTGGCTGTTTCCTCGACGGCAACCAATGCCTTGGGATTAGGATTGGCTACCACACTAGTTTTAGTGTGTACCAACATTGCAGTATCAGCCTTACGGCGTTGGGTGCCCCATGAAATTCGTATTCCCATTTATGTGATAATCATCGCGTCTGTCGTCAGTGCCGTCCAGATGTTAATCAATGCCTTTGCTTTTGGTCTTTATCAATCATTGGGGATTTTTATTCCCTTGATTGTGACTAACTGTATTGTCATTGGCCGTGCCGAAGCCTACGCCTCAAAGAACTCGATTTATCATTCGACAATTGATGGTCTTTCAATGGGATTAGGTGCGACTTTTGCTTTATTTGTTTTAGGCGCCATGCGGGAAATTTTAGGAAACGGGACTCTTTTTGATGGTGCAGATTTATTGCTGGGCAGTTGGGCCAAATCCCTGCGCATTGAAATCATTCATATGGATTCCCCTTTCCTGCTCGCCATTCTCCCACCAGGTGCTTTTATTGGGTTGGGTTTGCTACTGGCAGGAAAATATCTCATTGATGAGCGCATCAAAAATCAGGCAAAAAATGAAGAACGTGAGTATAACGTAGAAAAAGGCTGTGGAAGTCATATTACAAGAAGCTGA
- the lapB gene encoding lipopolysaccharide assembly protein LapB has product MLELLFLLLPIAAAYGWYMGRRSAQQDKQQSADRLSREYVDGVNFLLSNQQDKAVDLFLDMLKEDSSAFEAHLTLGNLFRSRGEVERAIRIHQSLMESASLTFEQRLLAIQQLGQDYMAAGVYDRAENMFVQLVDETDFRENAFNSLLTIYQSTSDWNKAIEIAEKLVKLGKHHFREEIAHFYCELALQCMGSDDFTDAIGYLNKASQADKNCARTSIMLGRIYMAQGEYLKATHALKRILDQDKQLISESLSMLQECYQYLSQPDEWQSFVQRCVEEQSGAIAELYMADILEKKEGRDVAQVYINRQLERHPTMRLFYRLMDYHLAEAEEGRAKESLILLRNMVGEQIRTKPDYRCHKCGFTSRSLYWHCPSCRSWDSIKPIRGLDGQ; this is encoded by the coding sequence ATGTTAGAGCTGTTGTTTCTGTTGCTTCCCATTGCTGCGGCTTATGGCTGGTATATGGGGCGCAGAAGTGCTCAACAAGACAAACAGCAATCGGCTGATCGCCTCTCACGTGAATATGTTGATGGTGTTAACTTTTTGCTCTCTAATCAGCAGGATAAGGCAGTAGATTTATTTCTTGATATGCTGAAAGAGGACAGTTCTGCATTTGAGGCCCACCTGACACTGGGAAATCTATTCCGTTCCCGTGGTGAAGTTGAAAGAGCCATCCGTATTCACCAGTCCCTGATGGAAAGTGCTTCCCTGACATTTGAACAACGTTTGCTTGCGATCCAGCAGCTTGGGCAAGATTATATGGCTGCCGGCGTCTATGACCGCGCTGAAAATATGTTCGTTCAGTTGGTTGACGAAACGGATTTCCGTGAAAATGCTTTTAACTCCTTGCTAACTATCTATCAGTCAACCAGTGACTGGAATAAAGCCATTGAGATCGCTGAAAAACTCGTAAAACTGGGTAAACACCATTTTCGGGAAGAGATCGCCCATTTCTATTGTGAGTTGGCCCTGCAATGTATGGGGAGTGACGATTTTACGGATGCGATCGGCTATCTGAATAAAGCGTCTCAGGCAGACAAAAATTGTGCCCGTACTTCTATCATGCTTGGCCGTATTTATATGGCCCAAGGGGAATATCTTAAAGCCACCCATGCATTGAAACGGATCCTCGATCAAGATAAACAACTGATCAGTGAATCTTTGTCAATGTTGCAAGAGTGTTACCAATATCTCTCCCAACCGGATGAGTGGCAATCTTTTGTCCAGCGCTGTGTAGAAGAACAAAGTGGTGCGATTGCTGAACTTTATATGGCGGATATCCTTGAGAAAAAAGAAGGGCGTGATGTCGCCCAAGTTTACATTAACCGTCAGTTGGAACGCCATCCAACAATGAGGCTATTTTATCGTCTGATGGATTATCATCTGGCGGAGGCAGAAGAAGGGCGGGCGAAAGAAAGCCTGATCCTTTTGCGTAATATGGTCGGTGAGCAAATCCGCACGAAACCTGATTATCGATGCCACAAATGTGGCTTCACTTCCCGCTCATTATATTGGCATTGTCCTTCATGTCGTTCTTGGGATTCGATTAAACCGATCCGAGGATTGGATGGTCAGTGA
- the pyrF gene encoding orotidine-5'-phosphate decarboxylase, with protein MTSHTVQTLNKQINSPVIVALDYDNQDAALAFVDKIDPQSCRLKVGKEMFTLYGPQFVQALHQRGFDLFLDLKFHDIPNTTARAVAAAAELGVWMVNVHASGGARMMTAAKEALVPYGNDAPLLIAVTVLTSMEQSDLLDAGINVTPAQQAERLALLTKQCGLDGVVCSAHEAQQLKTVCGQAFQLVTPGIRPEGTEAGDQRRIMTPPQAVQAGVDYMVIGRPITRAENPALTLAQINQSIGVIHG; from the coding sequence ATGACTTCCCACACAGTACAAACTTTAAATAAACAGATTAACTCGCCTGTTATTGTTGCACTGGATTATGACAATCAGGATGCCGCGCTGGCATTTGTCGATAAAATCGATCCACAATCCTGTCGTCTGAAAGTGGGCAAAGAAATGTTTACCCTGTATGGCCCGCAATTTGTTCAGGCACTGCATCAGCGTGGTTTTGATCTATTTTTGGATCTTAAGTTTCACGATATTCCCAATACAACGGCAAGAGCCGTTGCGGCTGCGGCTGAACTGGGCGTATGGATGGTTAATGTTCATGCGAGTGGTGGTGCGAGGATGATGACAGCCGCGAAAGAAGCCTTGGTGCCTTACGGTAATGATGCACCTCTGTTGATTGCTGTTACTGTGCTGACCAGTATGGAACAATCTGATCTGTTGGACGCAGGCATTAATGTCACTCCAGCGCAGCAGGCGGAACGCTTGGCACTATTGACTAAACAGTGTGGCTTGGATGGTGTCGTCTGTTCCGCCCATGAAGCGCAGCAATTGAAAACAGTATGTGGTCAGGCCTTCCAACTTGTTACGCCGGGTATTCGCCCTGAAGGTACAGAAGCGGGCGATCAGCGTCGGATTATGACACCACCTCAGGCGGTTCAGGCTGGGGTGGATTATATGGTGATCGGGCGTCCCATTACCCGTGCAGAAAATCCGGCATTGACCTTAGCGCAGATTAATCAATCGATTGGAGTCATTCATGGATAA
- a CDS encoding exoribonuclease II — protein sequence MFQNNPLLAQLKQQLHAQTQRVEGLVKGTEKGFGFLEVDGQKSYFIPPPYMKKVMHGDRITAAIHIDKEKEIADPESLVEPFLTRFVGRVQKKENDNRLWIIPDHPLLKDFIPCRPANHVDHTFEHGDWAVAEMRRHPLKGDRGFHAEITGYITQGDDHYAPWWVTLTRHSLEREAPVMTDCLLDESAERVDLTALDFVTIDSATTEDMDDALHITKNDDGSLKLSIAIADPTAYIEAGSELDKIAYQRSFTNYLPGFNIPMLPRELSDDLCSLRPNMRRPALVCQVSILKNGQLGDDIQFFSAWVESKFKLVYDEVSDWLEGQEGWKPKSDAVTTQITLLKEMCERRNDWRLQNALVFKERPDYRFILDEGGHVIDIVIEQRRSANRIVEEAMITANLCAAKILRDKLGFGIYNVHTGFEPTQIEQVVDVLKEHGIEAEAQALLQLEGFCELRRELDKQPTQFLDSRIRRFQTFAEIKTEPGPHFGLGFDAYATWTSPIRKYSDIINHRLLKAIIQQAEADKPTEDLCLQLTDRRRANRMAERDVGDWLYARFLQPHAGTDKTFPAEIIDITRGGLRVRLVDNGAIAFVPGPFLHAVRDEIQCSQETGSVLIKGETVHRLNDIINVRIEDVRMETRNIVARPV from the coding sequence ATGTTTCAAAATAATCCGCTGCTTGCGCAGCTAAAACAGCAACTTCACGCTCAAACCCAGCGCGTAGAAGGTTTAGTCAAAGGAACTGAGAAAGGCTTTGGATTTTTAGAAGTCGACGGTCAAAAAAGTTATTTCATCCCACCTCCCTACATGAAAAAAGTCATGCACGGTGATCGAATTACCGCTGCTATCCACATAGACAAAGAAAAAGAAATTGCCGATCCTGAATCTCTGGTTGAACCTTTTCTGACCCGTTTTGTCGGCAGAGTTCAGAAGAAAGAAAACGACAATCGGCTATGGATTATTCCGGATCATCCATTATTAAAAGACTTTATCCCTTGTCGTCCGGCAAACCACGTTGACCATACGTTTGAACATGGCGATTGGGCCGTGGCGGAAATGCGCCGGCATCCCCTGAAAGGCGATCGCGGTTTTCACGCTGAAATCACTGGCTATATTACGCAAGGTGATGACCACTACGCCCCGTGGTGGGTAACATTAACTCGCCACAGCCTAGAACGTGAAGCGCCTGTAATGACAGATTGCCTGTTGGACGAAAGCGCCGAACGCGTTGATCTGACCGCGCTTGATTTTGTCACTATTGACAGTGCAACCACCGAGGATATGGATGATGCCCTGCACATCACCAAAAATGATGATGGCAGCCTGAAACTTTCTATTGCCATTGCCGATCCCACCGCTTATATCGAGGCAGGTAGTGAACTGGACAAAATTGCCTATCAACGCAGTTTCACCAATTATCTGCCGGGCTTCAATATTCCCATGCTTCCGCGTGAGCTCTCTGATGATCTATGCTCTTTGCGTCCTAATATGCGCCGTCCGGCTCTGGTTTGCCAGGTTTCTATTCTGAAAAATGGTCAATTGGGCGATGATATTCAATTCTTCTCCGCATGGGTTGAATCTAAATTTAAACTGGTTTACGACGAAGTCTCAGACTGGTTAGAAGGTCAGGAAGGTTGGAAACCAAAGTCAGACGCCGTTACCACCCAAATCACACTGCTGAAAGAGATGTGCGAACGCCGCAATGACTGGCGTCTGCAAAACGCGCTGGTTTTCAAGGAGCGCCCGGATTACCGGTTTATCCTTGATGAAGGCGGCCATGTTATTGATATCGTTATAGAACAACGCCGTTCAGCCAACCGTATTGTTGAAGAAGCCATGATCACCGCGAATTTATGTGCCGCGAAAATTCTGCGTGATAAATTGGGCTTTGGTATTTATAACGTTCATACTGGCTTTGAACCGACCCAGATTGAGCAAGTCGTTGATGTCCTTAAAGAGCATGGTATTGAAGCTGAGGCTCAAGCATTACTGCAACTGGAAGGGTTCTGCGAATTGCGTCGTGAGTTGGATAAACAACCGACCCAGTTCCTCGATAGCCGTATCCGCCGTTTCCAAACTTTTGCTGAAATCAAAACAGAACCCGGCCCACACTTTGGTCTGGGATTTGATGCTTACGCGACCTGGACATCCCCTATCCGTAAATACAGCGATATCATCAACCACCGTTTGTTGAAGGCAATTATCCAGCAAGCTGAAGCAGATAAACCCACCGAAGATCTCTGCCTGCAATTGACAGACCGCCGCCGGGCTAACCGCATGGCAGAACGTGATGTTGGCGACTGGCTTTACGCCCGTTTCTTGCAACCTCACGCCGGCACAGATAAAACATTCCCGGCAGAAATTATCGATATTACCCGTGGTGGCCTGCGAGTCCGGCTGGTAGATAACGGTGCCATCGCTTTCGTTCCCGGACCCTTCCTGCATGCCGTTCGTGATGAAATTCAATGCAGTCAGGAAACCGGTTCCGTCTTAATTAAAGGCGAAACGGTTCACCGTTTGAATGACATCATCAACGTCCGCATTGAAGATGTCAGAATGGAAACCCGCAATATTGTGGCACGTCCTGTATAG
- the rsxD gene encoding electron transport complex subunit RsxD — MKFRPVNTDNSSLKVASSPFTHSQKSTSRIMIWVVLAAVPGIAVQTYFFGYGTLFQILLAVMTALLAESAAIALKKQLILPYLKDNSALVTGLLLGISLPPLAPWWLIVLGTFFAIIIAKHLYGGLGQNPFNPAMVGYVVLLISFPVQMTSWMPPESLQASTLTPWDSLMVIFTGHTPEGSTLLQLQQSIDGMSQATPLDSFKTGRLTHHIDEVLQQPILQGVLAGIGWQWVNMAYLAGGLMMLNRKVIHWQIPTAFILSLGICAVISWLLDPTRYSPPLLQLFSGATMLGAFFIATDPVSASTTPKGRLVYGAMIGGLIWIIRVYGGYPDAVAFAVLLANICVPLIDHYTQPRAYGHK, encoded by the coding sequence ATGAAATTTAGGCCAGTAAACACTGACAACAGTTCATTAAAAGTCGCAAGTTCGCCTTTTACCCACAGTCAAAAAAGCACCAGCCGGATCATGATTTGGGTGGTTTTAGCTGCCGTACCCGGTATTGCAGTACAGACCTACTTCTTTGGCTATGGAACATTATTCCAGATCTTGCTGGCGGTCATGACGGCATTGCTGGCAGAATCTGCGGCTATTGCGCTAAAAAAGCAACTCATACTTCCCTACCTGAAAGATAATTCAGCTCTCGTTACAGGGTTACTGTTAGGTATTAGCCTGCCGCCATTAGCACCGTGGTGGCTAATCGTACTTGGGACATTCTTTGCCATCATTATTGCGAAGCACCTGTATGGCGGGCTTGGGCAAAACCCATTTAATCCTGCCATGGTCGGCTATGTTGTTCTGCTGATCTCATTTCCTGTCCAAATGACCAGTTGGATGCCCCCGGAGTCTTTACAGGCATCAACCTTAACGCCGTGGGATAGCTTGATGGTCATTTTCACAGGGCATACGCCAGAGGGTTCCACTTTATTGCAACTGCAACAAAGCATTGATGGAATGAGTCAAGCCACACCGCTGGACAGTTTTAAAACGGGCAGACTGACTCACCATATTGATGAAGTATTGCAACAACCTATATTACAAGGTGTTTTGGCAGGTATTGGCTGGCAGTGGGTGAATATGGCTTATTTAGCCGGTGGCCTGATGATGCTCAATCGAAAAGTCATTCACTGGCAAATTCCCACAGCCTTTATTTTGTCGTTAGGTATTTGTGCCGTGATTAGCTGGCTGCTTGATCCCACTCGCTATTCACCGCCTTTATTGCAACTCTTTTCCGGTGCAACCATGTTAGGCGCATTTTTTATTGCCACTGACCCAGTTAGCGCATCAACAACACCAAAAGGTCGTCTGGTTTACGGCGCCATGATTGGTGGGCTTATTTGGATAATTCGTGTGTATGGGGGTTATCCCGATGCGGTGGCATTTGCAGTATTACTGGCAAATATCTGTGTACCCCTTATTGACCATTACACCCAGCCTCGTGCTTACGGCCATAAATAG
- the rsxG gene encoding electron transport complex subunit RsxG: protein MLETMRRHGITLAIFAACTTGLTALVYSLTKDRIAEQAALQHKILLDQVVPPALYDNDMQNECYLVTNNALGNEQPHRLYLARKQGVPIAAALESTAPDGYSGAIQLLVGANFSGNVLGVRVTEHHETPGLGDKIEARISDWIYAFSGKQVMSKDDHNWAVKKDGGEFDQFTGATITPRAVVNAVKRTTLYLETVPEQLSSLPTCEEK from the coding sequence ATGTTAGAAACTATGCGTCGCCACGGTATTACCCTTGCTATTTTCGCGGCCTGTACCACCGGGTTAACGGCACTGGTTTATTCGTTGACAAAGGACCGGATCGCCGAACAAGCTGCTTTGCAGCATAAGATATTACTGGATCAAGTTGTTCCGCCTGCTTTATACGATAATGATATGCAAAATGAATGTTATCTGGTGACCAACAATGCGTTAGGCAATGAGCAGCCCCACCGTCTTTATCTCGCCCGTAAACAAGGCGTTCCCATTGCCGCCGCATTGGAAAGCACAGCGCCTGATGGTTATTCAGGTGCAATTCAATTACTGGTGGGCGCGAACTTTTCTGGTAACGTGCTAGGTGTCCGAGTCACTGAACATCATGAAACACCGGGTTTGGGGGATAAAATTGAGGCCCGAATTTCCGATTGGATCTATGCTTTCTCTGGCAAGCAAGTAATGTCAAAGGATGATCATAACTGGGCGGTCAAAAAAGACGGCGGGGAATTTGACCAATTTACCGGTGCAACCATTACTCCCCGTGCTGTCGTCAATGCCGTTAAACGGACAACGCTTTATCTGGAAACCGTACCGGAACAACTTTCCTCGCTACCCACTTGTGAAGAGAAATAA
- a CDS encoding LapA family protein: protein MKYFLILLLALVVFVISVTLGANNNQIVTFNYLIAKGDYSVSTLLAALFAVGFILGWGVCGAFYLRTCVALRQAKRKIKRLETQVGKSSELSTKAVSTVALTKE, encoded by the coding sequence GTGAAATATTTTCTGATTTTATTACTGGCCCTGGTTGTTTTTGTTATCTCAGTGACACTGGGAGCAAATAATAATCAGATTGTGACGTTTAATTATTTGATTGCCAAAGGTGATTATTCTGTATCCACATTGCTGGCGGCGCTGTTTGCTGTTGGTTTTATCCTCGGTTGGGGAGTTTGTGGGGCTTTTTACCTGCGCACTTGTGTTGCTTTGCGACAGGCGAAACGCAAAATCAAGCGCCTTGAAACTCAAGTGGGGAAGTCGTCTGAATTATCCACAAAGGCCGTATCTACCGTAGCATTAACCAAGGAATAA
- the yciH gene encoding stress response translation initiation inhibitor YciH, with product MDNNSRLVYSTEGGRIQEEKIKPSRPKGDGIVRIQRQTSGRKGKGVCVITGIDADDQTLAKLAAELKKKCGCGGSAKEGEIEIQGDKRDLLKQLLEAKGMKVKLAGG from the coding sequence ATGGATAATAACTCTCGCTTGGTTTATTCAACGGAGGGTGGCCGCATTCAGGAAGAAAAAATAAAACCTTCTCGTCCGAAAGGTGATGGAATTGTGCGTATTCAGCGCCAAACCAGTGGTCGTAAAGGGAAAGGTGTTTGTGTGATCACGGGCATTGATGCCGATGACCAAACGTTGGCTAAGTTGGCCGCCGAATTGAAGAAAAAATGCGGTTGTGGCGGTTCTGCCAAAGAGGGCGAAATTGAGATCCAAGGTGATAAGCGTGATTTGCTGAAACAATTGCTGGAAGCAAAAGGAATGAAAGTCAAATTAGCTGGGGGCTAA